The genomic region aataaaaatataaaatttataagccttaaagctaataacttaataaaggtaaataaggAATTAGAACTATATACctaatttagatttaagttattattaatatctctaaaattacctctattaggtttcttttatataatagaaaataatctaaaggtaaaaagagaTAGTAAGCTAATAAGTAAAAcctttactaaaatataaataagaaattatattctatttaatatagcatttTTAGTAgagatactataatataaaatatatataagtacctaatagaagacttaaggttataagagttaagagagtctagctagctttaagaacttactgaaaagagggagcttactttagcctctaaATTAATCTAATGCAGGAAAGTaggaggcctaaagggataggataagctctatattaagcaagaaaaaaaggccttatattaatatatattaaaagctcctaaagaggctccctagcttatatattaatataaagagttatctatattaggATATAATCTAGAAGGTagaagaagcttatttagagagctataaactctcttaattatagatagaaatagctaaaattatagtGAAGGGTTACTGAATACTTGGATATTATTAGGTTTAGTTGTCCCTGCTGGCTCTGCGCCAAAGTatgacgttgatgttgcCATCATCGGTGGTGGATCCGCCGGTATCCATGctgccatcaacctcaaggaTGATGGTTTGAGGGTTGCTGTTATTGAGAAGGAAAACCAGATTGGTGGTCATGCCCAGACATATGTCAACCCCGTGACGAAGCGACCTACCAACATTGGCGTTACGCTCTTTGAGAACACCAAGACTGTGCAGAAGTACATTGGTcgtcttggtgttgctcttgccaagaacaacccCTTCTCTGCCACCACCAGCACAAACAAGCAGTATGACTTCACTCTGGGCATTCCCATTCCTGCTCAgtctcaggctcaggctgctgCTACCAAGGAGGCCATGGCCGCTGCTATGCAAGCTTATGCCCAGAACGTCCTCCCCAAGTATCCCTGGATCGACCAAGGTTATTTGATGCCCAACCCTGTTCCTCAGGAGCTTCTTCTACCTTTCGGAGAGTTCGCTGCCAAGTACAACTTCAGCGCTATCCTGCCTCTCATCAGCCAGCTGAACTGGTACCCCGGCAATATCACCGCCATCCCCACCATCTACGGTATCAAGAAGTTCGGTCCTGGTCTCCTCCAGAGTGTTTCCAGCGAGTTCCTCGTTGCTGCCTCAGGCGACACCCGAAGCATCTACGAAGCTGCTGCCAAGGTGCTTGGTAACAGCATTTACCTCAACTCCGAGGTTGTCAGTGTTCGACGAAACGTTGCCGGTAAGGGTGTTGTTGTCACCTTCAACCAGAATGGCAAGACCACCACCCTCCGGGCCCGCAAGCTCGTTGTTGCCATGCCTCAGACAcgcgccaacaccaagatgTTCGATCTCTgcgagaaggagaggaagcTCATCACCAAGTTTGCTGCTTTCGGCTACGTCGCCGGTGTTGCTCACATTCCCGGCCTCGAGAACGGACTTCAAAACGTCGGCGCTCTCACCCCCGCCAACGTGCCCATCGTTCCTGGTAACAACGGCTACTTCCAAACTGGTTCACCGGACGACTTCCTCATCGGCACTGGTTTCCCCAACACTGACTACACCCTCGAAGACGCCAAAGCTCTCATGCGCAAGGAGCTCACCACTCTGGCTCGTATTGGCGGTGCCCCCGCTGATGCTGCCGAGAAGTGTACGTTCCCTATGCTCGAGGACCATGCTCCTTACTACCTCCACGTCACTGGCCATGATATTGCCCAGGGCTTTTACCGTGACCTCATTGCGCTTGAGGGATATCGCAACACTTACTGGACCGGTGCTGTGTTTGCTGGACACAACAGCGGTTTGATCTGGAACTGGAACGACGGTACAGTTCTGCccgccatcaagaaggatctGGAGCTTGAGACTTCACTGTAAGGTGGATCATATGAGATTATGTATTACTTTCGCTgaatcttttctttttaaacttTGATAGAAATACAATGATTTAATGCAAGGCGCTGCAATTGATGTTCCGATCGATATCTTACTATACAACGACGTGATAATCTCAGTAAGGCTCTTGTGATAGCCAGACCACTGCATGCCAAGCTACTAACCAGTAGATGCGTTGTATATTACATTCATAGCCCGCCTTACTTGGATTGCATGCTACCATGACTTTTCACAAGGTTTGCCGCGCCGGTCGGGGGCTATGGCCCTCTGGCCTACCCCGAACGCAAAAAGAAATTGCACAACACTACAAAAAGATCGTGGATAGGCTATTACAGCTTTTGAATGCGTAatcagggaatcgaaccctgggctccCCGACGCTGCTCGAATGGCAACGGAGAATTTTACCACTAAACCAATTACGCGGTGCGATTGTTGAAGTACGACGGTCACTTCTGTGTTTGAGAATGTTTGGGTGGAGTTGAGATGGGGTTGAGACCCAGTGTTCGGgtcccttctccttcttcgtcCTAGTGTCAACTGACTACCGAATCAATTCGCAATGGCTCTTCGCCAACAGTGGGCTATCAATTTACCTGTTGTGGTTTAGTTCTTCATAGCGGCACGTCATACTAAGTGTCACTAAAAGTTACTGAAGCAGATACGCTCAATGCTGCGGATGCCCCTCCGCTCCGTCAATAACTTCCCCTCTCAACATTCAAGGAAGAAAATGGACGACTATACTATCCTGTCAGTTGCGTTGAGCGCCTTCGCTGTTCTGGCAGGTCTTTATTTGCTTATTTCCAGTACCAAGACGCGAGAAGCCGGATTGGAAGTCACCCAAGTAAGTAAGCTCACTCAAACAAAAAGCTCCGGCTAACAAATTCCCGAAGTTGTATGTTTATCCCGTCAAAGGCATCCGAGGAACGTCTTTGACAAAAGCGCGTCTCGGTCCATATGGCTTCGAAGGGGACAGGACCTTTTCTCTGCAAAAGGTCAACCGAGATGAAAACGGCAATATTTCGCATGAGACGATGCTGATCGGATATCATTTGAAACTCGCTCTCTTTTCAGCTTCTGTCGACTATGATAAGGGCCAAGTCACGGTGAGGTGGACTGGAGACAAGGCAGATGATAGCGTCGACTTTCCTCTGAAGCCTGCTGTTGAAGGTCGGAAGACGATCGAAACCAGTCTGCATAccagcaaggccaaggcctaTGATATGGGAGATGAGCTATCACAATGGTTCTCTGACCgccttggcgatgaagtcCGACTCGTCTACATTGGGAACGAGTCAAGAGCCGTCCTGGGTTCCTTGGCTCCTCACAGCTCAGACGCTTTGAAGAAAGCGTCCTTCACCGAGCGTATCAAGAACATTCTCCCTCCTTTATCTCACCCACCTGAGCGACTTGCCTTCAGCGATCTTGCCCACTACCTAGTCGTCACAGAAGAGTCCAACAACGAAGTTTCATCTCGTCTTGATGAAGGCTACTCAATGGACATCACCAAATTCCGTCCCAACGTCGTCGTCCGTGGCGCTTCCAAAGCGTTCGCCGAAGATTTTTGGGGCGAGCTCACTTTTGCAGGTGGAGTACGCATGCCCTTGACAGCAAATTGCTATAGATGTCAGAGTATCACTGTTGACTACAACACTGGAAAGACTGCTACTGATGATCGCGGTACGGTCTGGAAGAAACTCAACAAGGATCGAAGAGTGGACAAGGGAGCGAAATGGAGTCCTGTCTTTGGGCGCTATGGCTTTTGCTACGGTGATGCGACGAGTAAATCATTGACGATTGGCCAGCGGGTCGACGTTACGCGAATTAATTCTCAAAGAACGACATTTGGTGAGTTTTGTACCTCGAGATGTATACACATACTGACCAGAATAGATTGGCCGCATCTAAGTACTTTCGGTGTATCACAAAAGAAGTAATTCAGGCGGGTGCACTGGATAAAATGGAAGTTGGTGCTTTAGGAactgctaatataatatcAAATCTTTTATTGACCTTAGTTCTCCTGCTTTATACTTATGCTCATACTGTTTTAAATACAGAGTTCTTCATTTACTCTCCAAAGGCGTCTTGAGCCCCGAAACAAATTTACTGCCCTTCGCGTTCATCCACGATGTCTCGCCTCGGGCAATGCAAAGAATGGCGGAGGGACCAAACCACCGTTATTTGCCTCACAGTCTTTTAGCGTTTTCTCGGCCGTGGTATGATCATTTCGGTCCCATAGC from Fusarium fujikuroi IMI 58289 draft genome, chromosome FFUJ_chr04 harbors:
- a CDS encoding related to MOSC domain protein produces the protein MDDYTILSVALSAFAVLAGLYLLISSTKTREAGLEVTQLYVYPVKGIRGTSLTKARLGPYGFEGDRTFSLQKVNRDENGNISHETMLIGYHLKLALFSASVDYDKGQVTVRWTGDKADDSVDFPLKPAVEGRKTIETSLHTSKAKAYDMGDELSQWFSDRLGDEVRLVYIGNESRAVLGSLAPHSSDALKKASFTERIKNILPPLSHPPERLAFSDLAHYLVVTEESNNEVSSRLDEGYSMDITKFRPNVVVRGASKAFAEDFWGELTFAGGVRMPLTANCYRCQSITVDYNTGKTATDDRGTVWKKLNKDRRVDKGAKWSPVFGRYGFCYGDATSKSLTIGQRVDVTRINSQRTTFDWPHLSTFGVSQKK